The proteins below come from a single Rosa rugosa chromosome 2, drRosRugo1.1, whole genome shotgun sequence genomic window:
- the LOC133732688 gene encoding NADPH--cytochrome P450 reductase-like, which translates to MAVVIAMTSIELIIGFLVVLWWRSSDKTSRVVKQLAVPLKEEEDEFEVASGKTRVTIFSGTQTGTAEEGAMTTCIPAGTGKLHFRVRDFNARGCRKASWVTFSELSRSCGVSKCLQIQRCNSS; encoded by the exons ATGGCGGTGGTGATAGCGATGACTTCAATTGAGTTGATAATTGGGTTTTTGGTGGTGCTGTGGTGGAGATCGTCTGATAAGACTAGTCGGGTGGTGAAGCAGCTGGCAGTGCCGCTtaaggaggaggaagatgagTTTGAGGTTGCGTCGGGCAAGACTAGGGTGACTATTTTCTCTGGGACTCAGACCGGCACCGCTGAAG AAGGAGCAATGACAACTTGTATACCAGCTGGAACTGGTAAACTGCATTTCAGAGTAAGGGACTTCAACGCACGAGGCTGTAGAAAGGCTTCTTGGGTCACATTTAGTGAGCTTTCACG GTCGTGTGGGGTTTCAAAGTGCTTGCAAATTCAGAGATGTAACTCCTCCTAA